A single region of the Ascaphus truei isolate aAscTru1 chromosome 6, aAscTru1.hap1, whole genome shotgun sequence genome encodes:
- the LOC142497841 gene encoding serine protease inhibitor swm-1-like, whose protein sequence is MLPKSHITLLLALMLPLTLMTSQTSAQTQDCRSNEEYYPECMPCTRSCRNEPHACPEICEPGCGCKPGYLLESSNSALCVHPTQCINCGKLEVYDPCSAHCEDTCDNYLKQNRPCLEYCKPGCRCKKGLVRQNNKCIPKSQCPRKE, encoded by the exons ATGCTGCCCAAGTcgcacatcacactgctgctggcaCTCA TGCTGCCTCTGACGTTGATGACATCACAAACCTCTGCGCAAA CACAAGACTGTCGCAGTAATGAAGAGTATTATCCCGAGTGCATGCCTTGCACCAGAAGTTGCCGCAATGAACCTCATGCATGCCCAGAGATCTGTGAACCTGGGTGCGGCTGCAAACCTGGCTATCTCCTGGAATCTAGCAATTCCGCCTTATGCGTCCACCCCACACAATGTATCAACTGCGGCAAGCTGGAAGTTTATGATCCATGCAGTGCTCACTGTGAAGACACTTGTGATAACTACTTGAAACAGAATAGGCCATGTTTAGAATACTGTAAACCGGGATGCAGATGCAAGAAAGGTCTTGTCCgccaaaataataaatgtattcCAAAATCACAATGCCCTAGGAAAGAATAA